From a single Spongiibacter taiwanensis genomic region:
- a CDS encoding S1C family serine protease, protein MLLDFARKLAWPTVCGVLLGLCILMYLGAKQNQDFSYAVAKAAPAVANIYTTKIVQQRHPLANDPLFKHFFNRSGRAKQQLERSLGSGVIVSNDGYLLTNYHVIEGADEILVLLQDGRQALASVIGSDADTDLAVLKIDLENLISIKVAEPDSVTVGNIVLAIGNPYGFGQTVTQGIVSATGRYGLGLSQYENFIQTDAAINPGNSGGALIDTKGRLLGINTAIYTQSGGSTGIGLAIPTDLALRTMNDLIRYGRPLRGWLGLEVQPLATGTNGVVITGLAVEGPAAKAGLRVGDILTDINGKLVGDGHAGMKLITYTRPGETVRIGFLRNDTPMTVTTDVAARPNT, encoded by the coding sequence TTGCTACTCGATTTTGCAAGAAAATTGGCTTGGCCAACCGTCTGCGGTGTGCTGCTGGGCCTGTGTATCCTGATGTACCTCGGCGCCAAGCAAAATCAGGATTTTTCCTACGCCGTCGCCAAAGCCGCCCCGGCAGTTGCCAACATTTACACCACCAAAATTGTGCAGCAGCGTCACCCGCTGGCGAACGACCCCCTGTTCAAACATTTTTTTAACCGCAGCGGCCGCGCCAAACAGCAGCTCGAGCGCAGTCTGGGCTCCGGCGTTATTGTCAGCAATGACGGCTACTTGCTGACCAACTATCACGTAATTGAAGGTGCCGATGAAATTCTGGTGCTACTCCAGGACGGCCGCCAAGCACTCGCCAGCGTGATTGGCAGCGACGCCGACACCGACCTCGCCGTGCTGAAAATCGATCTTGAGAACTTGATTAGCATCAAGGTTGCCGAGCCAGACTCCGTCACCGTGGGCAACATTGTTCTGGCCATCGGCAACCCCTACGGCTTTGGTCAGACAGTAACCCAGGGCATTGTCAGCGCCACCGGCCGTTACGGCCTTGGCCTGAGTCAATACGAAAACTTTATTCAGACCGACGCCGCCATCAACCCCGGCAACTCCGGCGGCGCACTGATTGACACCAAGGGTCGGCTGCTCGGTATTAACACCGCAATCTACACTCAAAGCGGTGGCTCCACCGGGATCGGCCTGGCCATTCCAACCGATCTTGCCCTGCGCACGATGAACGATCTTATTCGCTACGGTCGACCACTGCGCGGCTGGCTGGGCCTGGAAGTACAACCGCTGGCAACCGGCACCAACGGCGTGGTCATCACAGGGCTTGCCGTTGAGGGTCCGGCCGCCAAGGCGGGCCTGCGGGTGGGCGATATTCTGACAGATATTAACGGGAAGTTGGTTGGCGATGGTCACGCAGGCATGAAGCTGATCACCTACACTCGCCCCGGCGAGACGGTGAGAATTGGCTTTCTGCGCAACGACACACCAATGACGGTCACAACAGACGTCGCAGCCCGGCCAAATACCTGA
- the hisC gene encoding histidinol-phosphate transaminase has protein sequence MSRFWSPFVKDLVPYVPGEQPKVTDLVKLNTNENPYGPSPRAIEAISAAADDTLRLYPDPDGAALKAVIAEYYQVAAEQVFVGNGSDEVLAHVFHGLFARDSQHPLLFPDITYSFYPVYCGLYGIPYEAIPLAEDFQIRVADFKGINGGIIFPNPNAPTGRFLPLSEIERLLSINTETVVVVDEAYVDFGGESAIALVDKFPNLLVTQTLSKSRSLAGLRVGFAVGSAELIEGLERIKNSFNSYPLDRLALAGAVASFEDEAYFQQTRDAVIAERERLSGALVVLGFEVLPSAANFLFCRHPEFDAAALAAGLREQKVIVRHFKQARIEQFLRITVGTASQNNRLLEVLASLVSAKT, from the coding sequence ATGAGTAGGTTTTGGAGCCCCTTTGTTAAAGATCTGGTGCCCTATGTTCCTGGGGAGCAGCCCAAGGTCACTGATCTGGTCAAACTTAATACCAATGAAAACCCATACGGCCCCTCTCCTCGTGCGATAGAGGCCATCAGTGCGGCAGCGGACGATACCCTACGCTTGTATCCTGACCCGGACGGCGCTGCCCTAAAGGCGGTGATTGCCGAGTACTATCAGGTTGCTGCCGAGCAGGTGTTCGTCGGCAACGGCTCCGACGAGGTGCTGGCCCACGTATTTCATGGTTTGTTTGCCCGGGATAGCCAACATCCGCTGCTGTTTCCTGACATCACCTACAGTTTTTATCCGGTTTATTGTGGGCTCTACGGCATCCCCTATGAGGCGATTCCTCTGGCCGAAGATTTCCAGATACGGGTGGCAGACTTTAAAGGCATTAACGGCGGGATTATTTTCCCCAACCCCAATGCACCAACGGGCCGCTTTCTGCCGCTATCGGAGATTGAGCGATTGTTGTCGATCAACACCGAGACAGTGGTGGTGGTCGACGAGGCTTATGTCGATTTCGGTGGCGAGTCGGCAATAGCGCTGGTGGATAAATTCCCCAACTTACTGGTGACTCAAACTCTGTCGAAATCCCGGTCCCTGGCGGGCTTGAGAGTGGGTTTTGCCGTTGGATCGGCGGAATTGATCGAGGGCTTGGAGCGCATCAAGAACAGTTTTAACTCCTACCCGCTGGATCGGCTGGCGTTGGCAGGCGCAGTGGCGTCCTTTGAGGACGAGGCATATTTTCAACAAACCCGCGATGCAGTCATCGCAGAGCGTGAACGTTTGTCGGGGGCTTTGGTAGTGCTCGGGTTTGAGGTGCTGCCCTCTGCCGCCAACTTCCTGTTTTGTCGCCATCCCGAGTTTGATGCGGCGGCACTTGCTGCGGGCCTGAGAGAGCAGAAGGTCATTGTTCGGCACTTTAAACAGGCCCGGATAGAACAGTTCTTGCGGATCACGGTTGGAACCGCTAGCCAAAATAACCGGTTGCTCGAAGTGTTGGCGAGCTTGGTATCGGCAAAGACGTAA
- the hisD gene encoding histidinol dehydrogenase — MSAEPLLIRRLSADEPDFDGQLAKLLSWDEVSNPTVVSAVTDILSALRREGDEALLNYTRQFDGVAAQNVAELEVPLERCRQALANIPAASRQALEEAATRIRQYHEHQRQQSWQYAEADGTVLGQKITPMDRVGLYVPGGKATYPSSVLMNAIPAKVAGVGELIMVSPTPRGFMNEMVLAAAAIAGVDRVFAVGGAQAIGALAFGTQLVPRVDKIVGPGNIYVATAKRQVFGLVGLDMIAGPSEILVICDGQTDPDWIAMDLFSQAEHDEDAQSILISPDSAFLDQVEESIARLLPDADRQEIIRQSLKARGALIEVGSLQEAVALSNRIAPEHLELSVADPDALLPDIRHAGAIFMGRHTPEALGDYCAGPNHVLPTSGTARFSSPLGVYDFQKRSSIIHCSPAGAAELAKTASVLARGESLTAHAISAEYRMKGGADE; from the coding sequence ATGTCGGCTGAGCCCCTGTTGATTCGGCGGCTGAGTGCCGACGAGCCAGATTTTGATGGCCAGTTAGCTAAACTGTTGTCTTGGGATGAGGTGTCTAATCCCACGGTGGTGTCAGCGGTGACCGATATTCTCAGCGCACTGAGACGCGAGGGTGACGAGGCGCTGCTGAACTACACTCGGCAGTTTGATGGGGTTGCAGCGCAAAATGTCGCAGAGCTGGAGGTGCCCCTGGAGCGCTGCCGGCAAGCGCTGGCAAATATTCCTGCTGCATCCCGCCAGGCGCTTGAAGAAGCCGCTACCCGCATTCGCCAGTACCACGAACATCAGCGCCAGCAATCCTGGCAGTACGCGGAAGCTGATGGCACCGTGCTTGGCCAGAAAATTACGCCGATGGATCGCGTGGGCTTGTACGTTCCCGGGGGCAAGGCGACCTACCCCTCGTCGGTGTTGATGAATGCGATCCCGGCAAAGGTCGCCGGTGTGGGCGAGCTGATAATGGTGTCGCCAACCCCCAGAGGGTTTATGAATGAGATGGTGCTGGCTGCCGCGGCCATCGCCGGGGTTGATCGTGTGTTTGCTGTGGGTGGTGCTCAGGCCATTGGCGCCCTTGCTTTTGGCACCCAGCTGGTGCCCCGGGTAGACAAAATTGTTGGTCCCGGCAATATTTATGTGGCCACGGCCAAGCGCCAGGTGTTTGGGCTGGTTGGCCTCGATATGATTGCCGGTCCCTCCGAGATTCTGGTGATCTGCGATGGTCAGACTGATCCGGATTGGATCGCAATGGATCTTTTCTCCCAGGCCGAGCACGACGAAGACGCTCAATCTATTTTGATTAGCCCCGATAGTGCCTTTCTGGACCAGGTGGAGGAGAGTATTGCCCGCCTGCTTCCGGACGCGGATCGCCAGGAGATTATTCGGCAGTCATTGAAAGCCCGTGGCGCGTTGATTGAGGTCGGGAGTTTGCAAGAGGCGGTTGCGCTGAGCAATCGCATCGCCCCCGAGCATCTCGAATTGTCGGTGGCCGACCCCGACGCGCTGCTGCCGGATATCCGCCATGCCGGCGCGATATTTATGGGGCGACACACGCCTGAGGCCCTGGGTGATTATTGCGCCGGCCCCAACCACGTATTGCCAACCTCGGGTACGGCGCGGTTCTCCTCGCCCCTGGGGGTTTACGACTTCCAGAAGCGTTCTTCTATTATTCACTGCTCACCCGCCGGGGCCGCCGAATTGGCGAAAACGGCGTCGGTGCTGGCTCGAGGAGAATCCCTGACAGCCCACGCGATCAGTGCTGAGTATCGGATGAAGGGCGGCGCAGATGAGTAG
- the hisG gene encoding ATP phosphoribosyltransferase translates to MDQPITIALTKGRILKETLPLLAEAGIHPLEDIGSSRKLIFETNLPHVRLIVIRGTDVPTYVKLGSADMGISGKDMLLEFGAEDMYEPLDLGISRCRLMTAGRVGEALPLGRVRVATKFVNVARRHFAERGIQVELIKLYGAMELAPLMDLADLIVDIVDTGNTLRANGMEPRELIAEVSSRLVVNKAAMKRKYQSIDAIVSSLAAAVQRRSGGEAVNVG, encoded by the coding sequence GTGGATCAGCCGATCACCATCGCTCTAACCAAGGGCCGCATTCTCAAAGAAACCCTGCCGCTGCTGGCGGAGGCGGGGATCCATCCGCTGGAAGATATCGGCAGCAGTCGCAAGCTGATTTTTGAGACTAACCTGCCTCACGTGCGCTTGATTGTCATCCGGGGCACCGACGTGCCGACCTACGTGAAATTGGGGTCGGCCGATATGGGAATTTCGGGCAAGGACATGTTGCTGGAATTTGGCGCCGAGGATATGTACGAGCCACTGGATTTGGGCATTTCGCGTTGCCGCTTGATGACGGCAGGACGTGTCGGTGAGGCGCTGCCGTTGGGCCGGGTGCGGGTTGCGACCAAGTTTGTCAATGTCGCCCGGCGACATTTCGCCGAGCGCGGTATTCAGGTGGAGTTGATTAAACTCTACGGTGCGATGGAACTGGCACCACTGATGGATTTGGCCGATTTGATCGTCGATATCGTTGATACTGGCAACACTCTGCGGGCGAATGGAATGGAGCCCCGTGAATTGATCGCCGAGGTCAGTTCCCGGTTGGTGGTTAATAAAGCAGCGATGAAGCGTAAATATCAGAGTATTGATGCCATTGTAAGCAGCTTGGCGGCGGCGGTGCAGCGACGCTCAGGCGGGGAGGCCGTCAATGTCGGCTGA
- the murA gene encoding UDP-N-acetylglucosamine 1-carboxyvinyltransferase, with protein MDKLLIRGGGPLNGEIRVSGSKNAALPILAATLLAKEPVLVRNLPHLHDITTMIALLRSMGTEVVVDERLGVEIHGGTTNETTAPYELVKTMRASILVLGPLLARFGHARVSFPGGCAIGSRPVDQHLRGLEAMGAHIEVEGGYITATTPNGRLKGAHVLFDMVTVGGTENLLMAAALADGRTVLENAAREPEIVDLAHFLIAMGAKISGHGTATIVVEGVEGLRGCEYSVMPDRIEAGTYLVAAAATRGRIRLREIYPDTLEAVLVKLQEAGAKIEVGPDWIDLDMEGRRPKSVSVKTAPYPGFPTDMQAQFTAMNTVAEGMAHVTETIFENRLIQTHEMNRMGAKISIEGNTALITGTERLKAAPVMASDLRASASLVIAGLVADGDTVVDRIYHIDRGYECIEEKFHSLGADIRRLAS; from the coding sequence ATGGATAAGCTTTTAATACGTGGCGGCGGTCCGCTTAATGGTGAAATCAGGGTATCTGGTTCCAAAAACGCGGCGCTGCCGATACTGGCGGCAACACTGCTGGCAAAGGAACCGGTGTTGGTTCGCAATTTGCCCCATCTGCATGACATCACCACCATGATCGCCTTGCTGCGCAGTATGGGGACCGAGGTCGTTGTCGATGAACGCTTGGGTGTGGAGATTCATGGTGGTACCACCAATGAAACGACGGCGCCCTATGAGTTGGTCAAGACCATGCGCGCCTCGATTCTGGTGCTGGGGCCGCTGTTGGCGCGCTTCGGCCACGCTCGGGTATCCTTTCCGGGCGGTTGCGCGATTGGTTCGCGCCCCGTTGATCAGCACTTGCGTGGTCTCGAGGCCATGGGTGCGCACATTGAAGTGGAAGGGGGCTATATCACCGCGACCACACCAAATGGGCGGCTGAAAGGCGCCCATGTGCTGTTCGATATGGTGACAGTGGGCGGCACTGAGAACTTGCTGATGGCAGCGGCATTGGCCGACGGTCGAACGGTGTTGGAGAACGCCGCAAGGGAGCCTGAAATTGTTGACCTCGCCCATTTTCTGATTGCGATGGGCGCCAAGATTTCTGGCCACGGCACCGCCACAATTGTGGTGGAGGGTGTTGAGGGCTTGCGCGGTTGCGAATACTCGGTGATGCCGGACCGCATAGAGGCAGGCACCTATCTGGTTGCCGCCGCGGCCACCCGGGGCCGCATTCGGTTGCGGGAAATCTACCCCGATACGCTGGAGGCGGTGCTGGTAAAATTGCAGGAGGCCGGTGCCAAGATCGAGGTGGGTCCAGATTGGATCGACTTGGATATGGAAGGGCGGCGCCCAAAATCGGTGAGCGTAAAAACAGCACCGTATCCGGGGTTCCCGACCGATATGCAGGCCCAGTTTACCGCCATGAACACCGTGGCCGAGGGCATGGCCCATGTCACCGAGACCATTTTTGAAAACCGCCTGATACAAACCCACGAAATGAACCGGATGGGCGCGAAAATCAGTATAGAGGGCAATACAGCGTTGATTACGGGTACAGAGCGTCTGAAAGCCGCGCCGGTGATGGCCAGTGATTTGCGTGCCTCTGCCAGCCTGGTTATCGCTGGCCTGGTGGCCGATGGTGATACGGTGGTGGACCGGATTTACCATATTGATCGTGGCTACGAATGTATTGAAGAGAAGTTTCACTCGCTGGGTGCCGATATTCGTCGGTTGGCTAGCTGA
- a CDS encoding BolA family protein: MIDDIKSRLAEHFPDGQIEVQSDGSHYAVQIVSSAFDGLRPVRRQQLVYAAINDWIREGALHAVNIKALTPDEQ; encoded by the coding sequence ATGATAGACGACATCAAATCCCGCCTCGCTGAGCACTTTCCTGACGGCCAAATTGAGGTCCAAAGCGACGGTAGTCACTACGCTGTGCAGATAGTAAGCAGTGCCTTTGACGGTTTGCGGCCGGTGCGACGTCAGCAGCTTGTCTATGCCGCCATCAACGATTGGATTCGGGAAGGGGCGCTGCATGCCGTTAACATCAAAGCGCTTACCCCTGACGAGCAATAA
- a CDS encoding MlaC/ttg2D family ABC transporter substrate-binding protein, translated as MLKKAIFALLVFVGASSSAFATEKGPYEVVADTTQALMAVIEEAKGYADKEPERFEREVRELLDEVVDFQSFARGVMGKYGSRGYYQSLKTEEERAKFRSQVIRFTENFKDGLINTYSKGLLTFNGNRIEVLPLAEDADLSGSVGVAQRIYGDRPQPYQVYYTLRKGGDGKWKVRNVIIEGLNVGELYQNQFAADARTYQGDIDKVIDNWSVVPQDVLEGKAAEQK; from the coding sequence ATGTTGAAGAAGGCGATTTTTGCACTGTTGGTTTTTGTGGGCGCAAGTTCCAGCGCGTTCGCGACAGAAAAAGGGCCCTATGAAGTGGTGGCCGACACCACGCAAGCGCTTATGGCGGTTATCGAAGAGGCAAAAGGCTATGCCGATAAGGAGCCGGAGCGCTTTGAGCGCGAAGTGCGCGAACTGCTTGATGAGGTCGTCGATTTTCAAAGCTTCGCTCGGGGTGTCATGGGTAAATACGGTAGCCGTGGTTACTACCAGAGCTTGAAGACGGAAGAAGAGCGGGCCAAGTTTCGTAGCCAGGTCATCCGGTTCACCGAGAACTTCAAGGATGGGCTGATTAATACTTACTCCAAGGGGCTGCTGACCTTCAACGGAAACCGGATTGAGGTACTGCCCCTTGCCGAGGATGCAGACTTGTCTGGCAGTGTTGGCGTCGCCCAGCGGATTTACGGCGATCGCCCCCAGCCCTATCAGGTGTACTACACGCTGCGGAAAGGCGGCGACGGTAAGTGGAAAGTTCGCAATGTGATCATTGAGGGGCTCAATGTGGGCGAGCTGTATCAGAACCAGTTTGCTGCGGATGCCCGCACTTACCAAGGTGATATCGACAAGGTGATCGATAACTGGAGCGTGGTTCCTCAGGACGTTCTTGAAGGCAAAGCGGCTGAGCAGAAGTAA
- a CDS encoding KpsF/GutQ family sugar-phosphate isomerase has protein sequence MEGAAVAALSDRIDDDFTRACQLLLNCTGKVVVTGMGKSGHIGNKIAATLASTGTPAFFVHPGEASHGDMGMITAGDVVIALSNSGTTAEIVTILPLLKLLAVPLIAMTGNPASELAQSADVHLNVGVKEEACPLNLAPTSSTTVSLVMGDALAIALLEARGFTADDFAFSHPGGALGRRLLLKIDGIMHTGDAIPRVKLGTALSGALLEISSKALGMTTVVDDDGVLQGIFTDGDLRRAIDSGSDIRNAPIEQVMTRNGRTIKPGTMAAEALRIMEDHKITVLVAVDDQRRPVGVIHTHDLLKAGVA, from the coding sequence ATGGAGGGAGCCGCGGTGGCGGCCCTCTCAGATCGTATTGACGACGACTTTACCCGCGCCTGCCAATTACTGCTCAATTGCACCGGCAAAGTGGTGGTGACCGGAATGGGAAAATCCGGCCATATCGGCAACAAGATCGCCGCCACCCTGGCGAGCACCGGCACACCGGCTTTCTTCGTCCATCCTGGGGAAGCCAGCCACGGCGACATGGGAATGATCACCGCCGGCGACGTGGTGATTGCCCTGTCAAACTCGGGCACCACCGCCGAGATCGTGACCATTCTGCCGCTGCTCAAGCTGCTGGCCGTTCCCCTGATCGCCATGACCGGCAATCCCGCATCGGAGCTGGCGCAGAGCGCTGATGTTCACCTCAATGTCGGTGTTAAAGAGGAAGCCTGCCCACTGAACCTGGCGCCCACATCCAGCACAACGGTCAGTCTGGTGATGGGCGATGCCCTGGCCATCGCTCTGCTCGAAGCACGCGGCTTCACCGCTGACGACTTCGCCTTCTCCCACCCGGGCGGTGCACTGGGGCGGCGGCTGCTCCTGAAAATCGACGGCATCATGCACACTGGCGACGCTATTCCCAGGGTAAAACTCGGCACAGCCCTCAGCGGTGCCCTGCTGGAAATCAGCAGCAAAGCACTTGGCATGACCACCGTGGTTGACGATGACGGCGTGCTGCAGGGCATTTTCACTGACGGCGACCTACGCCGGGCCATTGATAGCGGCAGCGATATTCGCAACGCTCCCATTGAACAGGTAATGACCCGCAACGGCCGCACTATCAAGCCGGGCACCATGGCCGCGGAGGCATTGCGCATTATGGAAGATCACAAAATTACTGTACTGGTCGCCGTCGATGACCAGCGCCGCCCGGTTGGCGTCATTCACACCCATGACCTGCTCAAAGCAGGCGTTGCCTAA
- a CDS encoding KdsC family phosphatase, which produces MHAVIEKAKLIKLLAMDVDGVLTDGSLYFGNSGEEIKAFSILDGLGIKLVREAGIRPAIITGRSSQLLARRAAELKIDLIYQGREDKLVALTELRSDLGLELSEIAYVGDDLPDLSAIVAAGLGITVANGHSFVARHADWQTDARGGQGAIREVCELLLKAQGKLNAAWEQFL; this is translated from the coding sequence GTGCACGCGGTAATCGAAAAGGCCAAACTCATTAAACTGCTGGCCATGGACGTGGATGGCGTCCTGACCGACGGCAGCCTGTACTTCGGCAACAGCGGTGAAGAAATCAAAGCCTTCAGTATTCTGGACGGGTTGGGCATCAAACTGGTGAGAGAGGCCGGCATTCGACCGGCAATCATCACCGGCCGCAGCTCCCAGCTACTGGCCCGGCGCGCCGCTGAACTGAAAATCGACCTGATCTACCAGGGCCGCGAGGACAAGCTGGTAGCCCTGACCGAATTGCGCAGCGATCTTGGCCTGGAGCTAAGCGAAATTGCCTATGTGGGCGACGACTTGCCCGACCTGTCTGCCATTGTTGCTGCTGGTCTGGGGATCACCGTTGCCAATGGTCACAGCTTTGTCGCCCGCCACGCCGATTGGCAGACCGATGCCAGAGGCGGACAAGGCGCCATACGGGAAGTCTGCGAGTTGCTGCTAAAAGCCCAAGGGAAACTCAATGCCGCCTGGGAGCAGTTTCTATAA
- the lptC gene encoding LPS export ABC transporter periplasmic protein LptC: MAKRRGFNFAALSVLSALAALGGTYLYLTQFSESGKLSIVERFDPTPDVDSYLEGIEGIKYREDGAVAYRWRAVSAERYISDGSVRLQEPSYLGNIAEQRPWTATATEGRLNSSGQHLQLNQDVVVRELIRQAEIRTNVLKIDLQESEVSTDQALTLLLPNGTTKATGMYASLREERVELLDNVRGHYAPR, translated from the coding sequence ATGGCCAAGCGCCGGGGGTTCAATTTCGCTGCATTGTCAGTGCTCTCGGCACTGGCCGCGCTGGGGGGTACCTACCTTTACCTCACGCAGTTCAGCGAGAGCGGCAAGCTGAGCATTGTCGAGCGTTTTGACCCCACCCCGGATGTGGATTCCTACCTTGAAGGCATTGAGGGCATCAAATACCGGGAAGATGGCGCCGTGGCCTACCGTTGGCGGGCCGTCAGCGCCGAACGTTACATTTCAGATGGCTCTGTGCGCTTGCAAGAACCCTCTTATTTAGGGAATATCGCCGAGCAGCGCCCGTGGACTGCCACCGCCACAGAGGGTCGCCTGAACAGTAGCGGCCAGCACCTGCAGCTCAACCAGGATGTGGTCGTGCGCGAATTGATCAGACAAGCTGAAATAAGAACCAACGTGTTGAAAATCGACCTGCAAGAAAGTGAAGTCAGCACCGACCAAGCCCTCACACTGCTCCTGCCCAACGGCACCACAAAAGCCACCGGCATGTACGCGTCGCTGCGAGAAGAGCGGGTAGAACTCCTTGATAACGTCAGGGGGCATTATGCGCCCCGCTAA
- the lptA gene encoding lipopolysaccharide transport periplasmic protein LptA: protein MRPAKLLAAAIAMSTLNVAPLHALPDDRNQAINLSSDRATYENNQGIYSGNVKMSQGTLKIQADKLTIVESDRKVEKVIAQGNPAKFEQQPRAGEGVVVASAGTIEYRLADEEILLQQNASITHQGSKISGDRVVYSGKKQTVVADGGSAAENGRVRMTLQPQSNGEVNSQGGKQNTPVNDDNDGETSP, encoded by the coding sequence ATGCGCCCCGCTAAACTGTTGGCCGCCGCGATAGCCATGTCGACGCTCAACGTTGCGCCCCTGCACGCCTTGCCCGATGACCGCAATCAGGCCATCAATCTCAGCTCAGATCGCGCCACCTATGAAAACAATCAGGGCATCTACAGTGGCAACGTGAAGATGTCCCAGGGCACCCTGAAAATTCAGGCCGACAAACTCACCATTGTCGAGAGTGATCGCAAAGTCGAAAAAGTGATCGCTCAGGGCAACCCGGCCAAATTCGAACAACAACCCAGAGCCGGTGAAGGCGTAGTGGTTGCCAGCGCCGGCACCATTGAATACCGCCTGGCCGACGAGGAAATTCTGCTTCAGCAAAATGCCAGCATCACCCATCAGGGCTCAAAAATCAGCGGTGATCGAGTGGTGTATAGCGGCAAAAAACAAACCGTTGTCGCCGACGGAGGCAGTGCCGCAGAAAACGGCCGGGTGAGAATGACCCTGCAACCCCAGAGCAATGGCGAGGTCAACTCCCAGGGTGGCAAACAAAACACCCCGGTCAATGACGACAACGACGGAGAGACTTCGCCCTAA
- the lptB gene encoding LPS export ABC transporter ATP-binding protein — protein MPVLNAHNLAKAYKGRQIIRDVSLSIRSGEIVGLLGPNGAGKTTCFYMIVGIVNADRGRITLDDRDLTPMSVHGRAQCGVGYLPQEASIFRKLSVADNIMAILETRKDLNRSQRKEKLEALLQEFHITHIRKSKGMTLSGGERRRVEIARALATEPSFILLDEPFAGVDPISVNDIQQIIRHLQARGIGVLITDHNVRETLHICEKAYIVGEGRIVAEGDANTVLNSEIVREIYLGDKFTL, from the coding sequence ATGCCGGTTCTGAACGCGCACAACCTCGCCAAGGCCTATAAAGGGCGGCAGATTATTCGGGACGTCTCGCTGAGCATCCGCAGCGGCGAAATTGTCGGCTTGCTGGGTCCCAATGGCGCGGGCAAAACCACCTGCTTTTACATGATTGTCGGGATTGTGAACGCCGACCGTGGTCGTATAACGTTGGACGATCGCGACCTTACTCCCATGTCCGTCCATGGCCGGGCCCAATGTGGCGTAGGCTACCTGCCTCAGGAAGCGTCGATTTTTCGCAAATTGAGCGTCGCCGACAACATCATGGCAATTCTCGAAACACGCAAAGACCTGAATCGCAGCCAGCGCAAGGAAAAACTCGAAGCGCTGCTGCAGGAATTTCACATCACCCATATCCGCAAATCCAAGGGCATGACCCTGTCTGGCGGTGAACGTCGCCGGGTCGAGATCGCCCGGGCCCTGGCCACCGAGCCCAGCTTCATCCTGCTCGACGAACCCTTTGCCGGAGTTGACCCCATTTCCGTCAACGATATCCAGCAAATCATCCGTCACCTGCAGGCCCGGGGTATCGGCGTGCTGATCACCGATCACAACGTCCGGGAAACCCTGCACATCTGCGAAAAAGCCTACATTGTCGGTGAAGGCAGAATCGTCGCCGAAGGCGATGCGAACACCGTGCTAAATAGCGAGATCGTCCGGGAAATTTACCTAGGCGACAAATTTACACTTTAA